The following DNA comes from Micromonospora chokoriensis.
ACACCTCGAAGTTCCCCGAGAGCCTCTGGCAGTACGGCGTCGTCGACGGCAAGTTCGCCGGCCTGGCCGCCGGGGAGAACACCCAGGGTCTGGTCTACAACAAGACGCTGCTGACCAAGAACAACCTGCCCGAGCCGACCACCGGGATGACCTGGGAGCAGCACATCGCCTGGGCCGAGGAGGTGTCGAAGAAGACCGGTGTGCCCGGCACCCAGGACCCGAGCGCCGACTACAAGGCCCTCTGGGTCTGGTTGCGGCAGCAGGGCAAGGACCTCTACAAGGGCAAGGAGCTGGGGTTCACCGCCGAGGACGTGACCAAGTGGTTCGACCTGTGGAAGGGCGCCCGGGACCGCAAGGCCACCCCGACCGCCGACGTGATCCACGAGGGCAACTCCAGCGACGTCACCAAGCAGCTGGTGGTCACCGGCAAGTCGGCGACCTCCTGGGTCTGGGCCAACCAGATGCCGGACCTGAAGAAGAACACCAAGGACGAGCTGGGCGTGATCGCCTACCCCGGTGACCCCAGCGCGCAGTGGGCCCGGGCCTCGATGTACTGGTCGGTGTTCAAGGGCAGCAAGAACAAGGACGTCGCGGTCGACGTGATCAACTTCCTGAACAACGACCTGGAGGCCGTCAAGCTGCTCGGCACCGACCGCGGCCTGCCGTCCAACCTGGACCTGCGCCGGGTGGTCAGCGACGACACCACCGACCCGGCCATGAAACAGTCGATCGCCGTGGAGGCGGAGCTGACCCAGAAGTTCGGCCCGTCGCCGCAGGTGCCGATCAAGGGCCACAGCAAGGTCAAGTCAGAGCTGATCAAGGCGGCCGAGAACGCGCAGTACGGCCGGGCCACCCCCGCCGAGGCCGCCGCCCAGTTCGTCGAGGCGTGCAAGTCCGCCATCGCCTGACCCCAGGGTCTGTGTCGAAGTCCCCCGCCCGGGGACTTCGACACAGACCCACCGCGAGGAGAGGAGCTGTTCGTGGCGTTGACCACGGCGCCCGACCCGACCCGACGCGGTGCCGGCACCGACCGGGCCCACACCGACCGGCGTGGGCCCGGCCGTCTCCGGCACAGCGAAGGTCTGTCGGGGTACGTCTTCCTGTCGCCGTGGCTCATCGGGCTGATGGGTGTCACGGCGGTCCCCATGCTGTTGTCGCTCTACCTGAGCTTCACCAACTACGACATCCTCACCCCGTTCTCCGAGGTGCAGTGGGTGGGGCTGGCCAACTACGAGCGGATGTTCACCGCCGACCCGTCGTACTGGCACGCGGTGCGGGTGACACTGACCTTCGCGCTGATCGCCGTGCCGTTGAAGCTCGCCGCCGCCCTCGGCGTGGCCCTGCTGCTCAACCGCGCCTGGCGCGGCGTCGGGCTGTT
Coding sequences within:
- a CDS encoding ABC transporter substrate-binding protein, with amino-acid sequence MHPATPPTTDAPVGRAHRTALPRRRLLRGLLAVTVAAPLMFGAAACGGDDEPSADPNAPVKLSIFWWGGDARAKLTEDALALYTKKHPNVTFEKTWQANQGYFDKLATLTAGGNPPDLFQIDDNYLAEYAARNTTLDLTPYQKSGKLDTSKFPESLWQYGVVDGKFAGLAAGENTQGLVYNKTLLTKNNLPEPTTGMTWEQHIAWAEEVSKKTGVPGTQDPSADYKALWVWLRQQGKDLYKGKELGFTAEDVTKWFDLWKGARDRKATPTADVIHEGNSSDVTKQLVVTGKSATSWVWANQMPDLKKNTKDELGVIAYPGDPSAQWARASMYWSVFKGSKNKDVAVDVINFLNNDLEAVKLLGTDRGLPSNLDLRRVVSDDTTDPAMKQSIAVEAELTQKFGPSPQVPIKGHSKVKSELIKAAENAQYGRATPAEAAAQFVEACKSAIA